In a single window of the Pirellulales bacterium genome:
- a CDS encoding LemA family protein, translating to MKPMYVVLGILALVVVVGIGGWISTYGALNTGNQAVKESWSNVQSTLQRRADLIPNLVNTVKGYATHEEKTLTEVTEARAKLGSVIINTDNTDPAAMKQLQEAQSQMAGALSHLIAVAEQYPNLKADQSFLDLQSQLEGTENRINVARERYNEDARNYNVKVNGFFARFIANSYGFKPAEYFEAAPEAQKAPEVKF from the coding sequence ATGAAACCCATGTATGTCGTGCTGGGAATCCTGGCGCTGGTGGTGGTGGTGGGAATCGGCGGCTGGATTTCCACCTACGGCGCCCTTAACACCGGCAATCAGGCTGTGAAAGAAAGCTGGAGCAACGTCCAATCCACGCTCCAGCGCCGCGCCGATCTCATTCCCAATCTCGTAAACACGGTGAAGGGCTATGCCACGCACGAAGAAAAAACACTCACCGAAGTGACCGAAGCCCGCGCCAAACTTGGCTCGGTCATTATCAATACGGACAACACCGACCCCGCAGCCATGAAGCAGCTTCAGGAAGCTCAGTCGCAAATGGCCGGTGCGCTCTCGCATTTAATCGCCGTGGCCGAGCAGTATCCCAACCTTAAAGCCGACCAAAGCTTTCTCGATTTGCAAAGCCAGCTCGAAGGAACCGAAAACCGCATCAATGTGGCCCGCGAGCGCTACAACGAAGATGCCCGAAATTACAACGTCAAGGTGAACGGCTTTTTCGCCCGTTTCATCGCCAACTCCTACGGCTTCAAGCCGGCCGAGTATTTCGAGGCCGCGCCCGAAGCCCAAAAAGCGCCGGAAGTCAAATTTTGA
- a CDS encoding TPM domain-containing protein → MKHPVAAQSLRCLALCAALLTASAARAAPAIPKLEGRVNDYAHVLSPADIQRLDEFLANEEHQTSNQMVILTIPSLDGDDIEDFANKVFRDWKLGQKGKDNGVLLVAAIKDRKMWIEVGFGLEGVLTDAITSQIYRNEIVPRFKTGNYADGFWVSVTAIDKVIHGEYKGSNAQRQAPSAVHIEPGFVLFWMIFFIIVLVSHVRFRRYRNHWIGPYWIYGSGGGFSGGGFSGGGFSGGGFSGGGGFSGGGGSSGGGGAGGGW, encoded by the coding sequence TTGAAACACCCTGTCGCTGCACAATCACTTCGCTGCCTTGCCCTGTGCGCCGCACTGCTGACGGCGTCAGCCGCTCGCGCCGCGCCGGCAATTCCCAAGCTCGAAGGCCGCGTCAATGATTATGCCCATGTCCTTTCCCCCGCCGACATCCAGCGCTTGGATGAATTCCTGGCAAACGAGGAACATCAAACCAGCAATCAAATGGTGATCCTTACGATTCCCTCGCTGGATGGCGATGACATCGAAGATTTCGCCAACAAAGTTTTCCGCGATTGGAAACTCGGCCAAAAAGGCAAAGATAATGGCGTTCTTCTGGTGGCAGCCATCAAAGATCGGAAAATGTGGATCGAAGTTGGCTTCGGACTCGAAGGTGTTTTGACCGATGCCATCACGTCGCAAATTTATCGCAATGAAATCGTACCCAGATTCAAAACCGGTAATTACGCCGATGGATTTTGGGTCAGCGTCACGGCCATCGACAAAGTGATTCATGGGGAATACAAGGGAAGCAATGCACAGCGCCAAGCTCCCTCTGCCGTGCATATTGAGCCCGGCTTTGTGCTGTTCTGGATGATCTTCTTCATCATCGTGTTGGTTTCCCACGTTCGCTTCCGACGCTACCGCAATCATTGGATTGGGCCGTACTGGATTTATGGTTCCGGCGGCGGGTTTTCCGGCGGTGGCTTCTCCGGCGGAGGATTTTCCGGTGGCGGCTTTTCCGGTGGTGGTGGATTTTCCGGCGGTGGAGGAAGTTCAGGTGGCGGCGGAGCCGGCGGCGGCTGGTAG